In the genome of Pseudomonas fluorescens, the window GTGCAGGGCGGCCGTGAAGGCAACGCCACTGCCACCAACCTCGAAGGTATCTTCGCCGCCGGTGACGTGGCTGACCACGTGTACCGTCAGGCCATCACCTCCGCTGGCGCCGGTTGCATGGCGGCACTGGATGCCGAGCGTTACCTCGACGATCTGCAGAACGCTTGATTCTGCTTTCGTCGAAATGAAAAACCGGCTTCGGCCGGTTTTTTGTGCACACCAATAATGTGGTGTAGCCCTTGTGGGATAGTGTTCAGGTCAGTTTTGCCAGGCACGCCTCAAGAATATCCAGCCCTTCCTCCAGCACCGCAGCCTCAATGGTCAACGGCGCCAGCAGCCGGATGATGTGCCGCGATTTGCCACTGGGCATCAACAGCAGACCCGCATCCCGCGCCAGGGCCAGCAGTTGGGTCAATTGTGCCGGTGCGGGCGAGCCATCGGCGTTGATCAACTCTATGCCACGCATGGCGCCGACGCCGGTCAGGCGGCCCAGATACGGCGTCAGGTTGTTCGCACGCCAGGTTGCATGGCGGCCGACAATCGCTTCTTCCTGCTGTGTGCCCCAGGCATGCAGGTTGGCATCGGTCATTTCGTCGAGGGTTGCCAGTGCCGCTGCGCAGGCGATGGGATTGCCGGAGTAAGTGCCACCGAGTCCGCCCTTGGGCAAATTGTCGAGCAGCGGCTTGCGCCCGACCACCGCACCCAGCGGCACGCCGCCGGCGATGCTTTTGCCGAGCAGGATCAGGTCCGGCTCGATGCCCAGCCGCGAGAATGCGAAGCGCTGGCCGGTACGGCCGAAACCGGACTGGATTTCATCGGCGATCAGCACAATGCCCTTGTCGTCGCAGAACTTGCGCAGCGCTTGGGCGAACTCGACCTCCATGGCCAGGAAGCCCGCTTCGCCCTGCACCGGTTCGACGATAAAACAGGCGACGTCTTCGACATCAATCTCGACGCTGAACAGGCGCTCCATGGCTTTGAGAGCCTCGGCACAGGTGACGCCGTTGTCCTGGCTGGGGAAGGGCAGGTGAAACACCGGCCCCGGCAGCACGCAGACTTTCTGTTTGTAGGGCGCGACTTTGCCGTTGAGGTTGAGGGTGGCCAGTGTGCGACCGTGGAAAGCGCCGTCGAAGGCAATGACCGCGCTGCGGCCGGTGGCGCCACGAACGATCTTCAGCGCGTTTTCCGCCGCTTCCGCGCCGCTGTTGGTGAGCATGCCGCTGACCGGGTAATTCACTGGCATGAACGCACTGAGGCGATCCATCAGTTCGAGGTAAGGCCCATGAGGTGCAGCGTTGAACGCGTAGTGGGTCAGCCGGGTGGCTTGTTCGCGAATGGCCTCGACGATGCGCGGATGGCAATGGCCGAGGTTCAGCACGCCGATACCACCGACAAAGTCGATGTAGCGTTTGCCATCGGTGTCCCAGACCTCGGCGTTTTTGCCGTGGCTGAGCGTGACAGGGTGAACGATGTTGATCGACTGGCTGATGGTTTCGCTGCGCATGAATGACCGGCTCGGAAGAAGGAGGACTTCTTTTTATCTAAGCCGTGAGCGGTGGTAGGGGGCAAACGAAATAAAGTTGCCGGGTCAATCTTAAAAGTCAGGATGTGTTTCTGATCAGTTCCGCGCCGTGAACGCAGAACCTGTAGGAGCAGCCGGTCGACGCACGACTGCTCGCGATGGTGGTGAACGATTACGCGTAAACCAGAGGCCCAGCAGTGCTCTTGGGTTTTTCGCGAGCTGGCTCGCTCCTACAATTTAAATCAGCGGCGCGTCAGCGGCTGCTGAGCGAATTTCACACCGGCCAGGCCATGGGCAATCAACGCGCGGATATTGCCGTGATCGCTGCCTTCTGGCGTGGCAACAACCGAACGGTAATGCTCGCCGAAAGCCAGCAGGGCTTCTTCATCGCTCAAGCCTTCGAGCAGCGCCAGACCCAGGGTCTTGCACGAACCTTCGTTCTGCCCGGCCGCGTTTTCCACGCCACCGTTGTTGAAGGCCTGAGGCTGGTAGTCGTAACCGGCGGCGATGAAGGCCAGGGTGTCGGCGAAGGCGTGTTCGCCGGTCTTGAGGCTGGCGCGCAGGGTGTTCAAATCACTCATTGGGTTTTCCTTTGGCGAACGCCGCTTGCTGGTCGGCGCTGGCTTCTTGCTGATATTGGGCTTTCCATTCGGAGTACGGCATGCCGTAAACCACTTCGCGGGCTTCGTCGAGGCTGACCTCGATCTGGCGGTCGTCGGCCGCCGCCTTGTACCACTTGGACAGGCAGTTGCGGCAAAAACCCGAGAGGTTCATCAGGTCGATGTTCTGCACATCCTTGCGGCTGTCCAGATGGGCCACCAGCCGGCGAAAGGCGGCGGCTTCGAGTTCCAGGCGTTGTTGATCGGTCATGGCGGTCTCTGCGAGTCAGCTTCAAGCGGCAAGCCTCAAGCTGCAAGATGGATGTTCGGTGACCTGTAGCTTACCGCTTGAAGCTTGCGGCTTGAAGCTCAGCGGCTTGCCGCGAGTGTTATCGACACCGACTCGGCGAATCGCAGTGCGTGGGGCTTGTCGACCTCGACCTCGGCGTATAGCACCGATGCGTTGGCCATCACCAGGTCGAGAATTTCCTGGGTCA includes:
- a CDS encoding HopJ type III effector protein, producing the protein MSDLNTLRASLKTGEHAFADTLAFIAAGYDYQPQAFNNGGVENAAGQNEGSCKTLGLALLEGLSDEEALLAFGEHYRSVVATPEGSDHGNIRALIAHGLAGVKFAQQPLTRR
- a CDS encoding DUF1244 domain-containing protein — translated: MTDQQRLELEAAAFRRLVAHLDSRKDVQNIDLMNLSGFCRNCLSKWYKAAADDRQIEVSLDEAREVVYGMPYSEWKAQYQQEASADQQAAFAKGKPNE
- a CDS encoding aspartate aminotransferase family protein, producing MRSETISQSINIVHPVTLSHGKNAEVWDTDGKRYIDFVGGIGVLNLGHCHPRIVEAIREQATRLTHYAFNAAPHGPYLELMDRLSAFMPVNYPVSGMLTNSGAEAAENALKIVRGATGRSAVIAFDGAFHGRTLATLNLNGKVAPYKQKVCVLPGPVFHLPFPSQDNGVTCAEALKAMERLFSVEIDVEDVACFIVEPVQGEAGFLAMEVEFAQALRKFCDDKGIVLIADEIQSGFGRTGQRFAFSRLGIEPDLILLGKSIAGGVPLGAVVGRKPLLDNLPKGGLGGTYSGNPIACAAALATLDEMTDANLHAWGTQQEEAIVGRHATWRANNLTPYLGRLTGVGAMRGIELINADGSPAPAQLTQLLALARDAGLLLMPSGKSRHIIRLLAPLTIEAAVLEEGLDILEACLAKLT